The following are from one region of the Magallana gigas chromosome 6, xbMagGiga1.1, whole genome shotgun sequence genome:
- the LOC105328818 gene encoding angiopoietin-related protein 7, producing MAAWSSGIHATCVLLLGLFVCTRAESCSYKFSVWYPDRDVLNKLQVVEFKISNLTSYVDLEILKLKHTDLHELKCLQNRTHVLELELIKSKLKEFKENSTKNDSKLCEEQQLQLNNLTGRLIQLENKFIKRGGRKSRIKHERALSDSGQVTMNTIRASVSDLRSEWIMIKRDIFDIHKEIAYLKKDHNDVTNLTNHIQDTTEMLKKTVENFKSSLEHSSQSIRILHSNFDTLKQIVSSRKDEQLQTEFKTMTKDFRDIKEQLQAYKLNASSLEKVVEKMVSTRSISINRATDTPASNRTMPSDCDDVFTSGHSSSGVYRIQPTGSRDPFNVYCDFSQGSLLVIQRRQDGLQNFDRNWLEYKFGFGSLYGDFWLGNELIYQITNQRKYGLLITLEDWEGKSGWAEYSGFELEDHTNQYTLRVAGYSGNAGDSLGYHNGMKFSTEDTDNDLNMRNCAAENRAGWWFDSCYLSNLNGVYHKGWYTQTQSSNSDGIVWFTWKDSEKYSLKKVEMKLKRV from the exons ATGGCTGCCTGGTCATCCGGAATCCACGCAACATGTGTGTTGTTGCTAGGTCTGTTCGTATGTACCCGCGCGGAGTCTTGTTCATACAAATTCAGCGTGTGGTACCCGGATAGAGATGTCTTAAACAAACTTCAAGTTGTTGAATTTAAAATCTCAAACCTGACGTCTTACGTAGACTTGGAAATACTGAAACTGAAGCACACAGACTTGCACGAACTGAAGTGTCTTCAAAACAGAACTCATGTACTGGAATTAGAGTTaatcaaatcaaaactgaaagAATTCAAAGAAAACTCGACTAAAAATGATTCTAAGCTGTGTGAGGAACAACAATTACAACTGAACAATTTAACGGGACGTTTGATACAATTAGAGAACAAGTTCATCAAGAGAGGTGGCCGGAAGTCAAGGATCAAACACGAAAGGGCGCTGAGTGACAGTGGTCAGGTGACAATGAACACGATCAGAGCCTCGGTCAGTGATCTCAGATCGGAGTGGATAATGATCAAGAGagatatttttgatattcaCAAAGAAATTGCATACCTTAAGAAAGACCACAACGACGTCACAAACTTGACGAACCATATCCAGGATACCACTGAGATGTTAAAGAAAACAGTGGAGAACTTCAAATCCTCACTCGAACACAGCTCACAATCTATCCGAATACTTCATTCAAATTTCGACACCCTAAAACAAATAGTATCAAGCAGAAAGGATGAGCAATTGCAGACTGAATTCAAAACGATGACCAAGGATTTCCGTGACATCAAAGAACAGCTACAGGCATACAAACTGAATGCTAGTTCTTTAGAGAAAGTGGTAGAGAAAATGGTATCGACGCGGTCCATTTCAATCAACAGGGCTACAGATACCCCGGCATCCAACCGGACCATGCCATCAG actgcGACGATGTTTTCACTTCTGGTCATTCTTCAAGCGGTGTGTACAGAATCCAGCCCACCGGATCTCGGGACCCTTTCAATGTCTACTGTGATTTCTCCCAGGGAAGCCTACTGGTGATTCAAAGACGACAGGACGGGCTTCAGAATTTCGACAGAAACTGGTTAGAATATAAGTTTGGATTTGGTAGTCTTTACGGCGACTTTTGGCTCGGCAACGAATTAATTTACCAAATCACAAACCAGAGGAAATACGGTTTGTTAATTACTCTAGAAGACTGGGAAGGGAAGTCCGGGTGGGCGGAATACTCGGGATTCGAATTAGAAGATCACACCAATCAGTACACGCTTCGCGTTGCTGGATACAGTGGAAACGCCGGCGATTCTTTAGGATACCACAACGGAATGAAGTTTAGCACAGAAGACACAGATAACGATCTGAACATGCGCAATTGCGCGGCAGAGAACAGGGCGGGTTGGTGGTTCGATTCTTGTTACCTCAGCAATCTTAATGGCGTCTATCACAAGGGTTGGTACACTCAGACACAATCTAGCAACAGTGATGGAATTGTGTGGTTTACGTGGAAAGATTCTGAAAAATATTCGCTGAAAAAAGTTGAAATGAAGTTGAAACGTGTTTAA
- the LOC105328837 gene encoding SKI family transcriptional corepressor 1 homolog-B, which produces MESSPSTMLNTWGPDRQDVFSSDGCSNTESKAEIGLPYKEHQTCDRQSSICDRESPSSKHSLSSSVADNEVGTVVLFGVPIVCLYVENRERLCLAQISNTLLRNFSYNEIHNRRVALGITCLQCTPVQLEILRRTGAMPVSSRRCGLITKREAERLVKSFLEEIPPPKLPENFSFKVHHSCGWGCQGLFLPSRYNSSRAKCIKCTFCNSFFSPNKFIFHYHKTSSSSFRHPDAANFNSWRRHLHLNEPSPSDSLQHAWEDVKSMFNGGCRKRSSQPSMGPASSPTTAPLPVGPLTQSPFDHLQTMPTGVNQFNSYIGPTVIEPEQTDRQIAHPSFQSNFPGNMIGSYGDILRSLSMHYTPWWKSMYLTGQPYPHCNSVPLPINMPCINYPSMILSSSDSNRSSTREGDLKFETSGHMRSVRGENKKQIKQPSADPPSSTLTRDVNQFIEAEATSPAKSKGEDDRPFNYKPYIPFERKVKEEQDKPGKNPDTNKSITVSEDAKELYSSDSMDISAYSIDQLRELLLKSRTDKCGASD; this is translated from the exons ATGTGTTCTCCTCTGATGGCTGCTCTAATACAGAAAGCAAGGCTGAGATAGGGCTCCCGTACAAAGAGCACCAGACTTGTGATCGTCAGTCTTCAATTTGTGATCGCGAGTCTCCTTCATCCAAGCATTCTTTGTCCTCTTCTGTGGCAGACAACGAGGTGGGAACGGTGGTTCTGTTCGGGGTCCCCATTGTCTGTCTGTATGTCGAGAACAGGGAGCGGCTCTGTCTGGCGCAGATCTCCAACACACTGCTCAGAAACTTCAGTTATAACGAGATCCACAACCGCCGAGTGGCGCTGGGAATCACGTGCCTTCAATGCACGCCTGTCCAGCTCGAGATATTGCGACGAACGGGCGCCATGCCGGTGTCGTCAAGGCGCTGTGGACTGATCACCAAGCGAGAGGCAGAGAGGCTGGTCAAGTCCTTCCTAGAAGAAATCCCTCCGCCGAAACTCCCAgaaaacttttcttttaaggTACATCATTCGTGTGGATGGGGTTGCCAGGGCTTGTTTCTACCCTCCAGATACAACAGTTCGCGGGCTAAATGTATCAAGTGCACCTTCTGTAATTCGTTCTTTTCGCCCAACAAGTTCATCTTCCACTACCACAAGACGTCATCATCCAGCTTCCGTCACCCTGACGCAGCAAACTTCAACTCATGGCGACGTCATCTTCACCTGAACGAGCCCTCGCCCTCAGATTCCCTTCAGCACGCGTGGGAAGACGTCAAGTCCATGTTTAACGGAGGATGCCGGAAGCGCTCCTCTCAACCGAGCATGGGTCCTGCATCTTCACCGACCACTGCGCCACTTCCTGTTGGGCCGTTAACCCAGAGTCCATTCGACCATCTACAGACAATGCCAACTGGGGTGAACCAGTTTAATAGCTACATTGGACCCACCGTCATAGAACCGgagcagacagacagacaaatcgCCCATCCGTCGTTCCAGTCCAATTTTCCCGGCAACATGATTGGTTCTTACGGGGACATCCTGCGCTCCCTCAGCATGCACTACACCCCCTGGTGGAAGTCGATGTACCTGACCGGGCAGCCCTACCCACACTGTAACTCTGTCCCCCTCCCCATCAACATGCCGTGCATCAACTACCCTTCCATGATCCTCTCCTCCAGCGATTCCAACAGGTCTTCCACGAGGGAGGGGGACCTCAAATTTGAAACTTCCGGTCACATGAGGAGCGTTCGGGGTGagaacaaaaaacaaatcaagCAGCCGTCGGCAGACCCTCCATCAAGTACATTGACCAGGGACGTGAACCAGTTTATTGAAGCAGAGGCGACTAGTCCGGCTAAATCCAAGGGGGAGGACGACAGACCTTTTAACTACAAACCTTAC ATTCCTTTCGAAAGAAAAGTTAAAGAGGAGCAAGACAAACCAGGAAAGAATCCGGATACAAACAAGTCAATCACTGTTTCGG AGGACGCAAAAGAGCTCTACTCCAGCGACTCCATGGATATATCAGCCTACTCCATCG ACCAGCTCAGAGAACTACTGCTTAAGTCCAGGACGGACAAGTGCGGAGCATCAGACTGA